One Drosophila gunungcola strain Sukarami chromosome 2R unlocalized genomic scaffold, Dgunungcola_SK_2 000004F, whole genome shotgun sequence genomic window, AATATGATGGATTATCACTCCTTTTTAAAGAGGCTGGCTTTTCGCCTTTTACAGCACATAAACTTTTGGTACTTTTTGAGTAAATGTCTTGCTTAAAACttgacattaaaaaataaaacaaaagcttGCAGTACTTTTTGAGTAAATGTCTTGGTTAAAACTTGTCATTAAAACACTAAAGCTCTCACCTgggaaaaacaacaataataaatgttaagcTAGTGAGTGTAGCCTTGAATGCTGAAATATAGatacaaacaaacacaaagaCTTCAGCCGGAAGTGCCCACCTCTCCCCTGTGTGCATATCCGTTTCCGGTGCTTTTTATTGTCTCAACTGCTCGTCATAAGGCGTGACTGCCTCCTAGTTTTGCTTAGCCTTAGCTTCAGTACTTACTTACTCGACCTAATTCAATTACAGTATCCGATTTCTCCGAAACACTCTCCCGTCTGTACGAGGAACACGCAACTGCCCTCCAAGTTGCGGTCTCCAATTATCGCAAGAAGAATGCCGAATTACGAAAAGAAAGGTGAGTGCCTCGAGCGATTTTccagccaaattgatgcgaaCGTAAACCGAGTGGCGTGCAGACCCGCCTGCCACTTGGCCATCTTTCAGGCATGGGAAACATTCCTGCAGGAGGTCGAAACCGATTCACAGGCCTGCAACGATGTGGCCAGCGTCCTTTCCCGCCAGGTGAGTCTCTTAAATAACGCTTTTCATCGCCGAAATTTGGGCCAACAAAGCAAATGGCTTAATGGCAATATCGTGTCGCGTTAAATATTCAGTTGACTTCACCGGAAATAGAATCGAACGAATCGGCACTGCACTTGTccttaaagaatttttaattaaattatttgtggAATTCAGGCTGCCCTTAGAAACAAATGCCAGGTTTCTATTAATAATGATAAatatgataattttatttgtaccAGTTACCGCATCGATCGCCTGTGTAAACCACATGCGAATGTGGCCTTGAGGccgcagaaacaaaaaaaagaggaaaaaataTTCTCAATTTGCATTATAAAAAGCAGACTCTAATTATGGTTAATTAGTGGGGGGCGTGGCCGCTGCGGGGCCTTGGGAAATGACATGTGTTTTTCGAGTGCCGAATAATGTTGTTTCGCTGCcgtgtttgctttttttttggttttgtttttcactTGTTTGGCTtacacatttaattttcatttttcacgatgattttccctttttacccgaacgacggcatacataatttatttacaaaccCAACCTGCAGGTGTCTCGACCAATGCTGGATAAATCCTTTCATCGCAAAGTTCAAAGCCGTAAAATATTCACACACAGGGAGTCTTTCGAGACTATTATCGCAAAGACTGAAGAGAAGCTGTCAAAGGTGAGTTTAATTAGCAAAATGTCTTGATTAAGGCTATGTAAATCCCAGAAGTGATCTGAGTGATGAGGGCTTTAAGAGGGCCAACAGAGCGTAAGCGTATTGTGCCTGAACagaaaattaactaaaaactGAAAGCCCTGTTCGTAAAAGTTTTGAATCATGGCCAACAGTGCGTATGCGTATTGTATCTTTAAGGCAAAGCCATGTTCCGACACAATAAGCATACGCACTGTTGGCCCGATTCAAATTGCCTGTCCATTGTGCGTGTGCCCATTCACCCTTTTCTGTGATTACCCATAAATTGGCCACCCCAAGGCTCAATTCCACCCAAACCCAAACACTTTTTTAAACCCCCGCAGTGCCGAGTGGACTACAAGCAGTGCCACCTGGCCCACCGACAGAATCCCAGCCAGCACTCGCTCACCGAATACATCGACGCCCACAACGCGTACGTGCAGCAGCTGCATGCCACCAATGGCATGCTGGAGGCCTACCACTCGGACACCCTGCCCCAGCAGAtgcaggagctggaggagatccACAACGACCTGGTCGCCATTGTGTCCGACTCGCTGATGCAGGGCGCCGAAGTAATTGCCGGCAAGGTGAGTGTGCCCCACTGCTAGGGCCAGTTTCAGGCGGTGATTTATCACTGCAGCAGGTGGTTGTTGCTTGTTGGTTGCCCTGGTGTCACCATTTGGTGGGGTCAACACATCCACCGCCAGCTGGAATTCAAGTTAATTTTTGCAACGCCTTTGTTtcctaaaaaataatttgtacaCGATTATTATAATTGCCCGGTGTAGCAATTTGCCGTGGTAATTTGCCTAATGCGTGGGCAGGCCCACGCTAATCATGGCCCACGCTAACTTTTTACATAGCGGGGGCTTTggggtaaattaaaaaaattatacctaCAAATGGGTTACCTTTCGGTTTTTAACTCTGTGAAATATAAAGAATTGATTGTGGCTAAGGTATGTTTACTGTAGCTAACTAAGGAAAGTTTTTATAATGCTAAAAGGTGTAAGACCTCTAAGCCTATTAAGCAAAATAGATAAAGAGATggtaagaaaataaatttaaatacttccTGGGGGTGCTTAAAAAAACACCAAGGTTTATAAAAGTGTGTcatgaaaaaacaaattatatatcaGACTTGCGGATTGAAAAactattatgttttttttatattaaatacataaaatttttgctttaaaaagtctgaaattatatatatattgatagAAAGATATAAAACCTagtaaaaacatgtttttatattttaaaatgcccAGTTTTATTCAGTGGCACAATATAATTGCTGTGGCTGAAGGATGTCAACAAAATGTCTCAGGCAGGCAATAACGGACAACAAATAAAACCCTAATCCTTCCCATCCCCAGGCCAATGACCAATCCAAGCGGTACAACAGCCTGACCAACCAGTGCAGTGCGGTGTCGCCTCAACAGGACCTGGTGAACTTCGTCCGTCTGCTGGCCCAGCCGTCCCAGGCCCAGAAGATTCCCCGACGGCTCTTTGCGACGCCCCAGTGCGAGGCTGGCGAGGAGGCGGGCGACCACAATGTGAGTAGCCAGTGGAACACCTATCATCCAGAGGGTTTAAGCGAACGTGTCCTTGTGGCCATGTGCATGTGTCCTTTGCAGGAGATGACGCCCTGCCTGCGAAACGAGCTGGTCTTCGACCGGCACTCCACTTTGTCACAACGCTCCGCGCTGGAGTCGCTGAAGCGAGAGGCCATCGAATTGGAATTGCAAATACGTCAACTGCAGGTGAGTTGAACTGACCAAACAGAGAAAGAAATACGCACTGtggtattaaatataaatctgaTTTCAACGTGTATCGACTCAATACCTgttggcatttatttttttaattcaaccaaatggtttttaaagcaaaaaaaaaccatgttGATTTTATCTGGAATCCTACAGTTCCTCGCTCTCTGAGGAGTTTAAATCATCAGATTGAGTTTGGAACTTGCAAATCAATGATGCAACAACCATCAAAAAATATGCTGTAGTTGCTAAAACATGTTACATTAGCTATCAATCAGATTTAACATTCGAAATACTTACTTAAAGATGGCAGTGTCGACAAGAATTGCGTCACACTAATGTTGCGCATAGTATCATTGATATTCGTCATAAGAGTTGTGAAGAGCGAAATGTAAATCCAAAGAAACAGGCACACTTGGTAACgctaaatgaaaaaatgatttatttactCCTGTTTGTATCTGTTAAGAATTCTCACCCATTTGCTTCCTATAAAAAGCAGCACTGAATTGAGAACAGTTACCAATGCGAGTCCCATGCGAAAATTAGCATTTGTGCGATATAgaaaaaatcttttgattATGCCATCTCTATCGATTCTTGTAACCCAGTAGGGATCCGGAAATATAGCACTTGGAGTTGGCTGGTTGACCAGATGACAAAAACTGCAGATCTGCACCACGCTCACAAAGGCCTCAAAAGTGGCTATAATCCTACATCCTTTTTCCAAGTTGAAAAAATACAGACAGCTGTTTAGTCTTATGGTATTCAAGTTGCGCCTAATGGCTTGCAAGCGGGATTTGGCCCCAGTTTGCGAACAGACGAGTGTTTTCCCAGCAGAAGACATTTTCGAAGGATTAAAGACTTATAAGGAATGATATATGCTCGAGCAAAGTGCTCATGAAACTTATAAACTAGCCTACTATTTACAGAGAAAGTTTTCAAGAGTAAAATaggaaaaaactaaatttcgATTGCCAATTTTTTACGACAATAACAacgaataaaagtaaaaacaaaatcgtaCGGTTTATTCATTAATTTCTGTAAATTTATTCTGTACTTGAGAATTGAAGAATACTTTATTTTAGGGTCTGAGATATaactttttatgatttaatagtTTAGAATTCTTAATTGTACACTTATAAAATTATTGCCATCTTTTtgtaatgttttaaaaattgttttcttaaaatattgtagaagcaaatttattatataaattttcaaacatcaggatacataaaataaaacagattatTTCTTATGTTTTCCTTGTTGAATTGTATGATTTCATGAGCTGGGCTTAATTGTTTTCCCTGCAGGACTCCATTGAGGCACTGAATCGAACGCAGAGCCGCGGGATCGAGGGTCAGCTGTACAACAAGGTCAACGAGCTGCAAGAGGACTTGTCCATGAAGAAGTTCGACCTGCGGGCCAAGCAGATCCATTTGGCAGCCATAAGGGCTCAGGTGAGTTCTAGTTTTTTGTGGGGTGAAAAGCTCGCAAGTTTAGTAGGAAAATGAACCCATGGAAAAGCTATAAAAGAAGGGAAAGTAACCAGAttgaaattaagtttttggCCACACGAAAGCTTTACCTTAGCTTTTCACGGACGACCTGTTGCTGGCAGCTTTTCTGCTGGGGGCGCTTTTCATGGCCGAAATCTAATGAGTTCCATTTAGGCGGGGTCGGGACTTCTGTTTTCCGCCACGCCCCCCGTGTGCACGCTCCAAAGTACAGAGTACAGATGAACTGGCGTTCGTATGTAGGTCAAACAGCTGATTGCCGACTGCGCATGTGACCCAAGCGTTTCCCCgtctctctcgctctcgctGATATGTGGCCGTGGAAAGCCGCCATCAGGCAGCGGCCAACTGTGTGTTAGGTTCGTCCTTCGCCTTTCGCTTAGTCCTGCGGTAGATTGGCTTGTGCGTGGTCAGTGCGGCAATATGGCTTGATTTTCCGTGCAGTTGCGTGTTTTTCCTCGTTCATAACGGCCATGCTCAACTAAAATTTTCCACTCTATGTGTGATTTacattgtttttgtgtgtgacAAGCAATTACAACTGCTGTGTGGCGGGTTGGctcatacaaaaaaaaaaaaaaattcgctTTCTTTTGACTGTAACCTCAACCTCGGAGCCACCAAGTGAATCAGCTGTTTGCCGAACGGGGCtcggaaaagcggaaaagccaACTGAGAGAGAGAAAATTGCAACGCTTCGAAGCGTTGCCAGACTTTTGCCCTTTTCAACCCGATGTCGCTGTTTATAAAAGCAGCGTGCAACGGTCGCTCCAAGTCAGTCACGTGCTTGCATTCCGACGTATACGTAACGCGGCTCGCCAGCTCCGCTCTTGAATGATCCGCTCGACAAATTAGCCGtagccgttgccgttgccgttgccgtagTGCCGTAGCCGTAGTGCCGTAGCCGTAGTTCCGTAGCCGTATCCGTATCCGCAGCCGTATCCGTAAGCGCgctgtcgtcgtcgtcgttcTTCGTCGCGTCTGAGGTGTGATTGGCTGCCAATCGCGCTAAATTGCAGGGGCTaagctaaataaaaactaCGCAAAacgaaacacaaaacaaataatctaaatctatttatattcccaaagaaaaaaaaaacagacaccACTCATATATAAAGATATATCCTcctaatatatatatgcataatTTTAGAGCGCAGTTCAGGGCAGGCTTTTCTAGGCGAGTTGTTCTCGATTTTGATAGCCACACAAGATAAATTGAATTGAGTTCAGCGCGTAAGTAACCAAACGATGATCAAAATAGTAATGCAACCAACTAGTCGACAGTCTATGTAAAATAACTTAGCTTTATTTATCAATCaatcacgcatacgcaccGTGCGCTCAAAGAATTTGattccaaaatataaaaaaaaaaatctataaaaactATGAATCAATGTAGCACTGCCAGAATTTCTAAGAATCTTTTGCTTGCCTTTCTACCAAATATTCTAGCCAAGTAGTCGAAATTCGTGGCCACAGAGCCAAATTCACCCATCCGAAGCtagagcaaaaaaataaacacaactcaaaataaaaaataaaattcaaataaactagctaaccaacaaaaaaaaactctcgTATGTACTGTAAATAACCAATACTCTTTGCTAATCTAGATGTAGTTTAACTTATCCATACTTATCAGTAAATGCAACATCAACTATGTAAAAATCTATCTAGAGCTAGAGGCTCGGCTCGCTttgcattttgtaatttcgTGACCTTTGTGCCTGCACCGCACCACTATAATTAAATGTGGGTGCAGTCGCAATCGCACCCGTACACGTACTTGTAAGCAACCACCCAAGAACCACGAACCACCCACACCACACCAAACCACACTTCGCATCCGTAACCGCATCTGAATCtaaatctgaatctgaatgtCGCGAGGAGTGGAAATCCGTTTGTGAACGGCCAACACTTGAGAAAAACAAGAGACTAGCGACGAAGTCGGCGACACTCTataacaaattgttaaaaaagcaatcaaaaaacaaaaacactttgCGTAAATACCAGTAGCCGAAAGCCACAAGCACACGTACACCCccttacaattttatataaataaatatatatataaatatacatatatctgcCCATCATGCGCGTTATCGTTCTGAAAAAGAATCGGCCTAACAAACGCGGCACGCCCACCGCCACGGCAGCGGCCTCCTCCTCGCGAGAACCGCCCAAAAAATCGCCATACGCAAAAGTAAGAATTTAAAGTCGATACTTGATACTCGATATTCGATATGATACCCCTACCACCAATATTTGGTTTCAATTTTCGACGATGAAATTCTCGTTATTGCGATAACGAGCGTTTCAGCCTTTGTTTCCTGTTCAATTTGCCAGTGCAATCAATTTTTGAGACACACTCGTACGGTTTGTGCACATTTGCGTGAATTTTCCATGCAAATGTGCAAGTTTTCGCGCCGCGTGTGTATATTTCATGATTTcgaatgcaaatgcaattacTTAGCCATAAATATCAGCATGTTTAAGTAGCAATCTGTGCATATGCTATATAGCCTAGCTCAAAAATTGGTTGTAGTGGCCAGGCATGctataactaaatatttacccaacaaagtattcattttaattacaagcgatagaaataatcataaattgtaattaagcTAAAAACCATTTAGATTGCGagcatttattattatggtCTTGTTCTAGCAATAGAAATTTATTCTGTTTCATTAAGAGTacttgcttttaaaaataggaCACGCAAATACTTTTACAAGTAGGACcttgatatattttaaatatacatatgtggTACCATTACATTATCTTGCATATAATTAAGCTTCCTCGCTTTGTGTAAAAAGCACTACCGTTTCCTGAACACAGGGACGAAGTTTTTTCtgcaatttcaaaattaaggAGGAAACCTACTGCGCAGAAATAGATTTCAAGAACTGCAAGAGGTggaattaagaaaataatacgGTTTGGGTTTTGTGTGCTTACAAATTGAAAGGGTACAAATGAACAATTTCTGCAGGTCTGTTGTTTCTTgcataatttcaattaaagtgcTTATCATCACGGTTATAACTGTAATGCAAATCCAAAGGACTAGACAGGATATGTGACCCTGAAaaagattatatatattatatattttactaaaattttattttgtttcattttataaGAGTTGCTTAAGACTATTTAAGCGAACGTAACGTAACTTAATTAGTTTTGAGCCactttatacaaattaaacaaaataatatttggtgTTTTATTGGAAATTTgccaattaaaatgcattgatGCATACAAATTTTCTTGCATAACTCCGAAAGTACTAATCCGATCGATTTGAAATTAGTTTTAGATATATCTTTTTCGATGTTTACTTTATGTGAAACCTTAGTTCTTAAGATAACTTACCCATTCGGCACCCACAAAGAGCAGTAGAGACCTGAGCACAGTCAAGGAGTGTAGGGTCTTGCTAAAATAGAGATTTGTTTCAAAGATAGGCATTGTCGTGTTGGGTCCGAGCATATCCCCATCAGGTTCCCTAGTGACCATTAGCGAATCCAGCGACTCCGTTGTGGTGGTCCCTAATCCCACTTCCATTTCCATCTCCGCCTTGTAAATGCTGCACATTTGCAGAACATTGACAAGAGCTTCAAAAACGGCTATCAACTTGCAGCCCGTTTTCAAGCCAAAGAAATAAAAGCAGCTATTCAGTCCCCTCATTTCATTGATATTTCGATTTAGTTGAGTCCAGCCGTTTGGCGAGTCCAGCAAATTTCGAATAAACGACATGCTCGGATGCCGATTTCAATGGATTACTAGAATAAATGCCGTTGAACGTTTAGCTGCCAGCCTACTAATGAACTTTTCATCGTCAGCCACTGATTGAGTTTTGGGCTTACTTCCGATTGGCCATTCGGATTTAAGTGCACAAGAAAATCCAATTTGATTTATACGCTGCGCCAAGGAGAGCCCGAAAATGGAGGAAAATctaaaacaattcaattttccAAGTGTGGCAgccagaaacaaaaaaaaaaacaaaaaaccaaaaaaaaaaatcgtttccCTGCTGTTCCGCCAAAACCCTCCTCACTACTACTTGTTCAACTTGTTCCGCCCGTTTCGATGGCACAATCAGTTGCCCATAAGCGAAATTCCTTTACTGATTTccttttaaaagcatttttcgAATTGTCTTGACTGCGAAGCAGCCACTTGAGTCTGCCCTTCGGCTTTTTTTCGCTCATTTCACATTTATTCGACTTCCTTTTCGTCCCTCTCTCAAAAGCCTAGGGCCAAGTCGTGTTtcccatttatttattattgtttggcgtgctgctgctgctgctgctgctgctgcactgaCAACTCAAAAAAACTCTGAATAAGCCTTATCGAGGGCCAGCCAATAtgctgaaaatatttcaattcaattaatagTCAAAACTCATtcaatttatacatttaaaatgcacAAATGGACCACCTGCAAAGGCGATTAATTTCAGAGGACTCGTTTGAGTGCCCGGGATTTATGTCGTGTCGTCGCGAAGGTCAAAAGCTGTGCTCCTAAAgggttaattttaaatttatggctCTGCCCTTCTTACTTATTCCTGGCGAATGCGTATGCGAATGCGAATCCTTGCCCAGGGACCTAGGCCAAATCCGTAGGCCAATCGTGAGGGGCGGCAACAAATTTGCACGTTAACCGCTACAACAACAAAGCAACAATGGCTTCCCCAATTTATGTaagtgtgtgggtgtgtggttGTCTGACATGTGCGTGTGTGGGTGACACAGTGATATTTCTCTGGGTCCTGACACGTTATCTGGCCAACAACGCTCGTGCCCGAAAAGGACCGACCCGTGTTGGTTcctactttattttattgctttaataaatatgaaatgcgCTCACTTTTTTTGCAGAGCAATCGGCATAGTTTCGCTTTTTCGCGCGCCCCTCGAGTGCCCTCAATTAGTTACCCAAATTGGGTACTTCTTTATGACAATCCTCCAAATCTTAATCACACCGACTTGATGGCCACCAGGAATTGATGCCTACGCGCTGAATAGGCATTTTTATATGCATTCCGGTCTATATCTATGGCTATGGAAGGCGAAAGCATAATTTGCTGGggcataaattttaattaatcataaaaacGCTGGCATAAAAATGACAACAGGTCCTGGCAacgcttttctttttctaaaCTCTCCTCTGGCCGCTCAATCCCCTCCAGCACAACAGCCAGGAATTCATACTcatgtttaataataaatcacAAGACAGCCGCCGCTGCTGAGGAGTTGGAGCTGCCCGCGGGCAATTCCGGTTGCATCCTTGGAATCCGCACAGAAAAACTGGCAAAGCTGCGGCAAAAGCTGGCGAAAGTCAAATGCCAAAGGAGGCCCCAGTGAAATGGCGCCGGCATAAAAGGATTTGCGGCTAaaggcaaatttaattaaagacaTCAGCCGGGCCCAGCGCCTCGCACACAATGAATGGCGCCGAATCAGGAGCAAATCCTTGCTTCAGCCCTTTTAATTGCCCACTACCTGTTCCTGTTTCTGTTCAGCGGCAAAAGCACCAACAGAAGGACGAACAACGAACAATGGGAATTCATTTGCGAATTTTGGTATCAATTAACCGACCGCCCATTCATCATCGGAATCGTATCTAACGGATGTATGCTTCAACTAATTTAGTGAATGAACAGGCGGCGCAAATGTTCTGCAGTTTTGCATTTCACGCTGAAGCTTTTCGCTGTTCCctggtaaatatttaagtgcCAGGGTCACAGCTACAACCACAAACTAAAAGGATCTCTGTCATCGAAGAGATACGACTTTAAGATACCCTTTGCTCACTGGACTCCTTCCAAAATAGGTTAGCATTTAAACAAAGTGCTGATAGTTGAATAAGTGTAAATTaattcgattttatttattatatgttatttttttacaccCTACAATTTTAAGATGTCTGTAATTTAATCGTAATTAGACAGTGAAGTCTATGTCATGGAAGTTTATAACCCTGCTTGGTATGGCCATATTCGCCACCGAGTTCGTTCTGGCCAGCATTTTCTCTCTGGCATAAGCAAACCTTTCCCAGAAGGAACTGAAAGCCAACTGCGATCTGTCCACCGGAATCCTCTCCATGATCTCGTGTTTGGGGACATGTTCGCTGTCCGATTCCTCAGTGATCGGATTACCCTCTGTTGTCCACGTGATTGGGTCCATTGTTCCCGATAAGTGGTATTGGAACACGTGGCTGAGCGCCTTCGACATTCCACACTGCTCTGAGCACCAAGACGTGGCAGATTGCCTTGCTTTCCGGCTTCATTACTGTACTCGGCATTACTTGGCCAAATGGCCAAATACGCCTCCGAATTCTCAAGATTTCTTTGCGGTACATTACTTTCGTCGAATCCATTACGGGCCCATACAGCACCCAGTAAGGCAAATCACAACAATCTAAAAAAGAGAAGATCGTTAATTGTTTCAGAATATATTTGCACAGATTAGCTAACTGACCAGTAATTCCatgttgatttaaattttgaaactgAAGTCAGCAGCAAGAAACGGCCCTTTGaagttgaaaacaaaacaaaatgctaaTCAAAGACGGGAAGCATCTGTAACaagtgtttgtttatttaaattatttgttgtttttgtcatGTGTTcgtcatagaaactaaacaatttttacatgaattttaaacatagAATAAGTAATTAAACTTCAATTTCAGACTCATCGGTACagaaataaaactgaaagGTAATGGGGATATATTATTTAGTACTGAGTTATTACTTATGCTTTACTACTGTGTGCAGTTTATTTTCAAGGcacacttattaaaactaaactttcagtttttttttgggtgtttgtATTAGCTTGGGTTTTCCTAAATCTTGTGGAATCTTAGATTATTTGTTATGACTAAAAATGAacttgttctgtttttgttaatCTTTGAGCTGGCATGACGCAGTCCATTTCTGGCAATAATTAAAGCAGAAGCGGTGAACTTAGagcacagcaacaaaaaacgtATTAATTAACCcgtttaattttgatttatatttgaaaaaagtatGATTAAAATGATTCTTTTTACTCAAAAATTAAAGGTGCTAACCTTTGTTAATTGTAATGGATAATGTAAATCttataattaaccattactaaataaatcattattgAACAAACCAAAGCGGAAGTTAAAAGATACGAAATAATTTTCTGGAATTTTTGTATCACAATTTgtacattttcaatttgtttgggtttcctattttttaaacactttttgtgCCGCTCAAGTACAGGGTATAAACATAGATACATTTGCTGGGGGCCAAGTGGGAGTGCCCTTTGGGGTAGTATGGCTGAAATAGACAGACAAATAGACACTTGGACAGACAGATTTTGGCTGTTTGGCGCTCTAGAGATTTCACATTTCGTTGACGCACGAATGGCCCGAAAAAGCAGTTTTCAGTTCCGATTCCTGGCACTCGCCACGGGTATCTGGGATATCTGCATGTGGGTATGGGTGTCAGTGTGactgtgagtgtgtgtgcattcattaaaatttcatttggaaATCAGCAGAAATGCTGCTGTAATCTCTTCTAGTCATTTGTTTTGCCAGCCACTAGAACTTGCCATTGTATTTCCCTCGGCTCGCTGCGCCTTGGATGGGAAATTTTCGCCTGTCAGCAGGAGCCAAGTTGATGGAAATCTGTGCAATTGGTACAAAAAGTGCAGGGACAAGCAAATCGTAAGTTGATATGCTTGTgtcttgaatattttattgctgGATGGATAAATCTAATCCAGTTCTAAATGGATGTTGTGCTCAGTTGTGAGCGCAAACAAAGTTTCACTTGGAACTTAAGCATTACTTGTAAATGAAACATTAGAAAGGACATGAGCTTAAGCCATAATTTGAGAAATTGGACTTCGGACGGGTGTCTTTAATGAAGGGCCGTTAAGTTATTCACTAAGCCACGTTTTTGGATCAAAATTTACTTTCGGGTGATTTTACAATGTTTAAATAAGGCTTAGTTAAAACAAGCTTATAAATTGGCTGCACAGTTCAATATAAAgatgaaaaatgtattactgAAAACCGAATTACCATTAagattttaaactaaactatcGCAAGCTTGGAtgcatatttgttttattgttataaaatatttcaatggGTGTGcgtgtaatttaaattttctttttaagttttcaatcaaattttattgaaattaaactaGATGACAGCTTGGGATCCCCCTATTTATTTGACCAGAAAATTGTTACATCTTTGCCGCTGTCGTTGCAAAtcgaataacatttttatatctCCCCCGACGGTTGCAGGGAAATTTACGATTGCGTCAGAAAGTATGCCATTGCTGGCCAAGCCAATAAAGTCCGTTCTTTATGGCGGCCCAAAGTCCAAAGAAAAGGGATTTGGTCGAAAGACAGAGCAGACCTAATGGTTTTAAAATGCGCTCACCCACTAATGCGAACCCTTCAGATCCGTTTTACCGCCCCTCCTGTTTATCTGACATTCATAGTTTATGTTCCATGTTCTGTTCACCTTTCTCAACAAGATAAACGCGGCAGAATTTTCCTGGGAAAATGGGGTGAAGGAAAATGAGGGGAAAGTGTGGCAGGTAGAAGGAATAGA contains:
- the LOC128254160 gene encoding uncharacterized protein LOC128254160; protein product: MSSAGKTLVCSQTGAKSRLQAIRRNLNTIRLNSCLYFFNLEKGCRIIATFEAFVSVVQICSFCHLVNQPTPSAIFPDPYWVTRIDRDGIIKRFFLYRTNANFRMGLALVTVLNSVLLFIGSKWRYQVCLFLWIYISLFTTLMTNINDTMRNISVTQFLSTLPSLTTTAYFLMVVASLICKFQTQSDDLNSSESEEL
- the LOC128254159 gene encoding LOW QUALITY PROTEIN: uncharacterized protein LOC128254159 (The sequence of the model RefSeq protein was modified relative to this genomic sequence to represent the inferred CDS: deleted 1 base in 1 codon), which encodes MSFIRNLLDSPNGWTQLNRNINEMRGLNSCFYFFGLKTGCKLIAVFEALVNVLQMCSIYKAEMEMEVGLGTTTTESLDSLMVTREPDGDMLGPNTTMPIFETNLYFSKTLHSLTVLRSLLLFVGAEWGHISCLVLWICITVITVMISTLIEIMQETTDLQKLFICTLSIFLEIYFCAVVSSLILKLQKKLRPCVQETVVLFTQSEEA